A genomic window from Scatophagus argus isolate fScaArg1 chromosome 17, fScaArg1.pri, whole genome shotgun sequence includes:
- the LOC124074829 gene encoding prolyl endopeptidase-like: MAFKYPTARRDETKVDDYYGTKICDPYSWLEDPDGAETMAFVEEQNKLCMPYLDQCAVRAQFHKRLTELYDYPKYSCPYRRGKRYFYFHNKGLQNQDVLYVQDSLDGPATVFFDPNKLSEDGTVALKMGRLSEECEYFAYGLSSSGSDWVKVHFMKADDLSKLPDVLERVKFSCLAWTHDGKGVFYNCYPRQEGKTDGTETTSNVNQKLYYHVIGTKQSEDILVAEFPEHPKWHSSVTISDDGRYAVLSITEGCEPVNQLWYCDLQQLPDGISGLLPWVKLVDNFEAQYSYVTNEGTVFTFRSNLDAPRYCLINIDIQKPDRQHWTTLIPQHDKDVLGFVSCVNQHHLLVNYIHDVKDILQVYELSTGRLVRDLPLDVGTVGGVSCKKKYSEFFYKFTSFTTPGIIYHCDLSKPDPEPRVFREVEVKGIRQEDYQTSQVFYPSKDGTKIPMFLVHAKGLKKDGTQPVFLYGYGGFEASIQPYYNVAYLLFVRHLGGILAVANIRGGGEYGLTWHKAGSLGNKQNCFDDFQCAAEYLIQEKYTTPGRIAINGASNGGLLVGACVNQRPDLFGCAVAEVGVMDMLKFHKFTIGHAWTTDYGSSDDPEQFKWLIKYSPLHNLPPPPYSGPPYPAILLLTADHDDRVVPLHTLKYCAALQHGVGSSPVQRQPLMVRVDTRSGHGAGKPTAKAILEDTHIFSFIAETLGLSWKE; the protein is encoded by the exons GTGGATGACTACTATGGAACTAAGATCTGTGATCCATACTCATGGCTGGAGGACCCTGATGGCGCAGAAACAatg GCCTTCGTTGAGGAACAGAACAAGCTCTGCATGCCATACTTGGACCAGTGTGCTGTCCGTGCTCAGTTCCACAAGCGCCTCACTGAGCTCTATGACTATCCCAAATACAGCTGCCCTtacaggagaggaaagag GTATTTCTACTTTCACAATAAAGGTCTCCAGAACCAGgatgtgctgtatgtgcagGACTCTCTGGATGGACCCGCCACCGTTTTCTTTGACCCGAATAAACTCTCTGAAGATGGCACCGTGGCACTGAAGA TGGGCCGGCTGTCAGAGGAGTGTGAATATTTCGCATATGGTTTGAGCAGCAGTGGTTCAGACTGGGTGAAAGTGCACTTCATGAAGGCTGACGACCTCAGCAAGCTGCCTGATGTCCTCGAGAGGGTTAAATTCAGCTGCTTGGCCTGGACTCACGATGGCAAGGGTGTCTTTTACAACTGCTACCCACGACAGGAAGGCAAAACCGATG GCACAGAGACCACCTCCAACGTCAATCAGAAGCTCTACTACCACGTCATCGGCACCAAACAGTCAGAGGACATCCTGGTTGCAGAGTTCCCCGAACATCCTAAGTGGCACAGTTCAGTAACT ATATCGGATGATGGCAGGTATGCAGTTTTGTCCATCACCGAAGGCTGTGAGCCTGTCAACCAGCTGTGGTACTGTGACCTTCAGCAGCTCCCCGACGGCATCTCAG GCCTGCTGCCATGGGTCAAGCTCGTGGACAACTTTGAAGCCCAGTACTCCTATGTCACCAATGAGGGAACTGTGTTCACCTTCCGCTCCAACTTGGATGCCCCTCGGTACTGTCTCATCAACATCGACATCCAGAAACCAGACCGGCAGCACTGGACTACCCTCATTCCACAGCATGACAAGGATGTCCTCG GCTTTGTCTCCTGTGTGAAccagcaccacctgctggtcaACTACATCCATGACGTGAAGGACATCCTGCAGGTGTACGAGTTGTCTACGGGCCGGCTGGTCAGGGACCTGCCACTGGACGTTGGCACAGTGGGCGGAGTGAGCTGCAAGAAGAAATACTCTGAATTCTTCTACAAGTTCACCTCTTTCACAACGCCAG GTATCATTTACCACTGTGATCTGAGCAAGCCAGACCCAGAGCCCAGAGTGTTCAGGGAGGTGGAGGTAAAAGGCATCAGGCAAGAGGACTATCAGACCAGCCAG GTATTTTATCCCAGTAAAGATGGAACCAAGATCCCCATGTTCTTAGTTCACGCCAAGGGCCTGAAGAAGGATGGGACTCAGCCGGTCTTCCTTTATGGCTACGGAGGCTTCGAGGCTTCCATACAACCGTACTACAA TGTTGCCTATCTGCTTTTTGTGAGACACCTGGGGGGGATCCTGGCAGTGGCCAACATCAGAGGGGGTGGAGAGTACGGCCTCACCTGGCACAAAG CTGGTTCTTTAGGGAACAAGCAGAACTGCTTTGATGACTTCCAGTGCGCGGCAGAGTATCTGATCCAGGAGAAGTACACCACGCCCGGTCGCATCGCTATCAACGGCGCCTCTAATGGAGGGCTGCTAGTGG gggcatGTGTGAACCAGCGTCCAGACCTGTTTGGCTGCGCTGTGGCGGAGGTGGGGGTGATGGATATGCTCAAGTTCCACAAATTCACCATCGGCCACGCCTGGACCACAGACTACGGCTCTTCTGACGACCCCGAGCAGTTCAAGTGGCTCATCAA gtATTCTCCTCTCCATAATCTCCCCCCGCCGCCTTACTCTGGCCCTCCCTACCCCGCCATCCTGCTTCTGACGGCAGATCACGACGACCGCGTGGTGCCTCTCCACACCTTGAAGTACTGCGCTGCCTTGCAGCACGGAGTGGGCAGCAGCCCCGTGCAGCGTCAGCCCCTGATGGTCAGGGTGGACACCCGTAGTGGGCACGGTGCAGGGAAACCCACCGCCAAGGCCATCTTGGAGGACACGCACATCTTTTCCTTCATCGCTGAGACACTTGGACTCAGCTGGAAGGAATGA